In Vicia villosa cultivar HV-30 ecotype Madison, WI unplaced genomic scaffold, Vvil1.0 ctg.000881F_1_1, whole genome shotgun sequence, one DNA window encodes the following:
- the LOC131631908 gene encoding uncharacterized protein LOC131631908 has protein sequence MEGRGKKKSLFGKIKRICSKKGGKKKERTWDEIEQRWDEMEHEMNEMEQELNEMEQSSEQSSEKSSKHIEEEEEEKEVEPIPSSNSTQHYYYPPQTQQATQGNTQPWYPSYSSQYSGNHSHFSDGNTQPWYPSHSSQYSGNPSQYSDGNTQPWNPSYSSQYYGNPSYSSQYSDGNTQPWNPSYSSSLDGNAQHGYTENTSSYSSHFSGGDTQPSNSSYSSEYPQPNYYPNNRQNIQGENEYVSDENTEWCSMM, from the coding sequence ATGGAAGGAAGAGGAAAGAAGAAATCTTTATTTGGAAAAATAAAGCGAATATGTTCAAAAAAAGGtggaaaaaagaaagagagaacatGGGACGAGATAGAGCAAAGGTGGGATGAGATGGAGCATGAGATGAACGAGATGGAGCAAGAGCTGAATGAGATGGAACAATCTTCAGAGCAATCTTCGGAGAAATCTTCAAAGCATATagaggaggaagaggaggagaaggaggtagaACCAATACCTTCATCTAACTCTACACAACATTATTATTATCCTCCACAAACTCAACAAGCAACTCAAGGAAATACACAACCGTGGTACCCTTCATACTCTTCACAATATAGTGGGAACCATTCACACTTTAGTGATGGAAATACACAACCATGGTACCCTTCACACTCTTCCCAATATAGTGGGAACCCTTCACAATATAGTGATGGAAATACACAACCATGGAACCCCTCATACTCCTCACAATATTATGGGAACCCTTCATACTCTTCACAATATAGTGATGGAAATACACAACCATGGAACCCTTCATACTCCAGTTCACTTGATGGAAATGCACAACATGGATATACAGAGAACACCTCGTCATATTCTTCACACTTCAGCGGTGGAGATACACAACCAAGTAACTCTTCCTATTCTTCAGAGTATCCTCAACCAAACTATTATCCTAATAATCGACAAAACATCCAAGGGGAGAATGAGTACGTTAGTGATGAAAACACAGAATGGTGTTCTATGATGTAA